In one window of Bdellovibrio bacteriovorus W DNA:
- a CDS encoding dihydroflavonol-4-reductase (COG0451 Nucleoside-diphosphate-sugar epimerases), protein MKVLVTGANGFLGSWLTRELVREGHDVYALVRPTSDISELDGVACKYLHGDVTDKASLLNAFEGMDTVFHLAGLIAYKKSQRPQMDKVNVTGTRNVLEACEERKVRRLVYLSSVVAIGAGFNKTQILNEESAYNVTDLNLGYFETKHQAEVLVRQACQSGKVDAVMLNPSTIYGAGDAKKGSRKMQLKVAQGKLKFYTSGGVNVVAVEDVVAGIISAWKVGKTGERYILSGENITIHELFELIAKEAGKEPPFVKLPDSLLHVIGIIGDGLEKMGLKGPLSRENAYTATMYHWFDNSKAKKDLAFNPRPAKDAIHNSIQWIKEQGLI, encoded by the coding sequence ATGAAAGTTCTTGTCACTGGTGCAAATGGATTTTTAGGAAGCTGGCTCACCCGCGAACTTGTACGCGAGGGGCATGACGTTTATGCCCTGGTTCGCCCCACAAGCGACATTTCGGAGCTAGACGGTGTTGCCTGTAAATACCTACACGGAGACGTCACGGACAAAGCTTCTTTGCTAAACGCCTTTGAAGGAATGGATACTGTCTTTCACTTAGCAGGGCTTATCGCTTACAAAAAATCTCAACGCCCGCAGATGGATAAAGTAAACGTCACCGGAACACGCAATGTTTTAGAAGCCTGCGAAGAACGTAAAGTTCGCCGTCTCGTTTATCTTTCTTCTGTTGTCGCTATTGGAGCTGGATTTAATAAAACACAAATCCTCAATGAAGAATCCGCCTACAATGTCACGGATTTAAACCTTGGGTATTTTGAAACCAAACACCAAGCAGAAGTTCTTGTTCGCCAAGCCTGTCAAAGTGGAAAAGTCGATGCCGTCATGCTAAATCCCTCTACGATTTATGGAGCGGGAGATGCAAAAAAAGGTAGTCGCAAAATGCAGCTCAAAGTCGCACAAGGAAAGTTAAAATTTTACACTTCTGGTGGCGTCAATGTGGTTGCCGTTGAGGATGTGGTCGCTGGAATTATCTCTGCCTGGAAAGTTGGTAAAACCGGAGAGAGATATATTCTTTCCGGAGAAAACATCACAATTCATGAACTCTTTGAATTGATCGCAAAAGAAGCCGGCAAAGAACCTCCTTTTGTAAAACTTCCAGATAGCCTTCTGCATGTCATCGGCATTATCGGAGATGGCTTAGAAAAGATGGGTCTCAAAGGCCCTTTAAGTCGAGAAAATGCCTATACCGCTACCATGTACCATTGGTTCGACAATTCCAAAGCAAAAAAAGATTTGGCGTTTAATCCGCGCCCTGCTAAAGATGCGATTCACAACAGCATCCAGTGGATTAAAGAGCAGGGACTTATTTAG
- a CDS encoding phosphatase (COG0671 Membrane-associated phospholipid phosphatase), which produces MLDYILNLDKQLFELINSHWTAEWANTFFPMVTDLHKSVYFKWFFVPLVFLLYSLNKGIKRGSIVFLFAILSVLISDGIGNYAFKKTVQRPRPAHTENLHVEVRAPFGGYSFVSNHSTNMYSFATFTSVVFPPMTVPMLTLATVIGYSRIYNGVHFPTDVIVGGLLGALIGFLFARLYQKIEPRLPAKRKRS; this is translated from the coding sequence ATGTTAGATTATATTTTGAACCTCGATAAACAACTCTTTGAACTCATTAACTCTCATTGGACCGCAGAATGGGCCAATACATTTTTTCCTATGGTGACTGATCTCCATAAGAGTGTTTATTTCAAATGGTTCTTCGTCCCCCTCGTTTTTCTTCTGTATTCTTTAAATAAAGGAATCAAGCGAGGTTCGATTGTCTTTTTGTTTGCGATTTTATCAGTCCTAATTTCAGACGGCATTGGCAACTATGCCTTCAAAAAAACAGTGCAGCGTCCTCGCCCCGCACATACCGAGAATCTACATGTTGAAGTCAGGGCGCCATTTGGAGGCTATAGCTTTGTCTCTAACCACTCGACCAATATGTATAGCTTTGCCACCTTTACCAGTGTTGTATTTCCACCTATGACCGTTCCAATGCTGACTTTAGCAACCGTGATTGGATACAGTCGAATTTACAACGGAGTTCACTTCCCCACAGATGTCATTGTCGGAGGTCTCTTAGGGGCACTTATTGGATTTCTTTTTGCGAGACTTTATCAAAAGATTGAACCTCGTTTACCGGCTAAAAGGAAAAGATCATGA
- a CDS encoding chemotaxis motA protein (COG1291 Flagellar motor component), with protein MNKATLFGLLLGFGGILLGNILEGGHTSSLMQLTAFIIVMTGTFGAVMVSSSEKDLSVGMSLVKVAFRKEERASQELIAEIVECSRIAKKETLLSLEPRIARIKNPFLKDILKNVVDGVEVNEIRDIFETRIDSEEAELLGGAKIWQDAGGFAPTIGIIGAVLGLIHVMGNLTDTSKLGSGIAVAFVATVYGVASANLLFLPLGNKLKAYAKQVAKDRQMVLEGGLMIAQGINPLVIEQKLKAFEHVSNS; from the coding sequence ATGAATAAGGCAACACTCTTTGGTCTACTTCTTGGTTTTGGCGGCATTCTTTTAGGAAATATTCTAGAAGGGGGTCATACAAGTTCTCTTATGCAGTTAACGGCATTTATTATCGTCATGACGGGAACATTTGGTGCTGTGATGGTATCTAGCTCTGAAAAAGATCTTTCTGTCGGAATGAGTTTGGTGAAAGTCGCTTTCAGAAAAGAAGAAAGAGCCTCTCAAGAGTTGATCGCTGAAATCGTAGAGTGTTCGCGAATCGCAAAAAAGGAAACTCTTCTATCTTTAGAGCCTCGTATTGCCCGTATTAAAAATCCATTTCTCAAAGACATTCTTAAAAACGTGGTCGACGGAGTAGAGGTTAATGAGATCCGCGATATCTTTGAAACACGAATTGATAGTGAGGAAGCTGAATTGTTAGGCGGGGCTAAGATTTGGCAAGATGCCGGCGGATTTGCGCCGACCATTGGTATTATTGGCGCCGTCTTAGGTTTGATTCACGTTATGGGAAACCTCACTGATACAAGTAAATTGGGTTCGGGTATCGCCGTCGCCTTTGTCGCGACTGTATATGGTGTTGCGTCGGCCAATCTTCTCTTTCTTCCTTTGGGCAATAAACTGAAAGCTTATGCCAAGCAAGTTGCCAAAGATAGGCAGATGGTATTAGAGGGCGGTCTGATGATTGCTCAGGGAATAAATCCATTGGTTATTGAGCAAAAACTAAAAGCTTTTGAGCACGTTTCGAATAGCTAG
- a CDS encoding chemotaxis motB protein (COG1360 Flagellar motor protein) codes for MRKNRKIEEHENNERWLVSYADFITLLFAFFVVMYATSTSNEEKQKEFEESIKVNLHLVGKVGDGGSANKSILDEAFSDVGVQLGSYPQKGGPKEVEDYVQRYLDKNLAEEDKKDIQSVHHDAVGVKISLAASTMFQEGSSKILPQARGALDKLADLLKTNNKKVIIEGHTDNTPMQSAQFASNWELAGSRASTVIRYFTKVHQIDAARFISISYGDQKPIVPNSTDENRRINRRIEIYLITDEAKSTL; via the coding sequence ATGAGAAAAAATAGAAAAATCGAAGAACACGAAAATAACGAGAGATGGTTGGTTTCTTACGCTGACTTCATCACTCTATTGTTTGCGTTCTTCGTGGTCATGTATGCGACATCTACTTCGAATGAAGAAAAACAAAAAGAGTTTGAAGAATCCATTAAAGTGAATCTTCACCTTGTTGGAAAAGTAGGCGACGGGGGAAGTGCTAATAAGTCGATCTTGGATGAAGCATTCTCAGACGTTGGTGTTCAGTTGGGATCTTACCCTCAAAAAGGCGGTCCCAAAGAGGTGGAAGACTATGTTCAACGCTATCTTGATAAGAACTTAGCTGAAGAAGATAAAAAAGATATTCAGTCAGTTCATCATGATGCTGTGGGCGTGAAAATTTCTTTAGCGGCATCGACTATGTTTCAAGAGGGTTCTTCCAAAATACTACCTCAAGCTAGAGGAGCGTTAGATAAGCTCGCAGATCTTTTAAAAACAAATAATAAGAAAGTTATTATTGAGGGGCACACGGATAATACACCTATGCAGAGTGCGCAGTTTGCAAGTAATTGGGAGCTTGCCGGTAGTAGAGCATCTACGGTGATTCGCTATTTCACTAAAGTCCATCAAATAGACGCGGCAAGATTTATTTCAATTTCTTATGGTGATCAAAAGCCGATAGTTCCGAATAGTACTGATGAGAACCGCCGTATAAATAGGCGCATTGAGATTTATCTTATAACGGATGAGGCGAAGAGCACTCTTTAA
- a CDS encoding IS204/IS1001/IS1096/IS1165 transposase (COG3464 Transposase and inactivated derivatives), giving the protein MFTEPTLLIPRFLDSFQGFSVKDIKEFIADQRIEIHLEHRASEKRICSKCLEPLGNYHDRYHRKVKHLKIFNFQVEVHFFTEQRHCAHCKKVRAEWIPWLCPTSPHITMDLAWYINRLSEIATVRQVGILKSVDKMTCYKIDKYILGRLLQGYKIPKVTHIGVDEVYARGPKQQKSNETRDDLFFTVIVDLRTHKVIWISKSRRKEALDTFFSMIGPEACEQIQVVATDQHEGYGASVKEHCKKASLVWDRFHLVQRFTELINDERKNEAERVKGREHYGSLLMGKNKWIFLKRATHRTEKEIQHINEVLSINSRLAKIEIIKERFYQMFDSQTEDEARLKMYEIYEWSMNINAWELAKYISSLAEARDFWNYFTYRYTTSVVEGINRGIKTLKWVAYGYKDMAYFSLKIMQKFGYLNHKYALNWLYSENT; this is encoded by the coding sequence ATGTTTACAGAGCCCACCCTTTTAATTCCTCGGTTTTTAGATTCTTTTCAAGGTTTTTCAGTGAAAGACATTAAAGAATTCATCGCGGATCAGCGCATTGAAATTCATTTGGAACATAGAGCCTCGGAAAAAAGGATTTGCTCCAAATGCTTGGAGCCTTTGGGAAACTACCATGATCGCTACCATCGTAAAGTAAAACACTTAAAAATCTTTAATTTTCAAGTTGAAGTCCATTTCTTCACTGAGCAACGTCACTGCGCTCATTGTAAGAAAGTACGCGCCGAGTGGATACCATGGCTTTGCCCTACATCTCCCCATATAACAATGGATCTTGCTTGGTATATTAACCGACTTAGTGAAATTGCAACTGTAAGGCAGGTTGGGATTTTGAAATCAGTTGATAAAATGACCTGCTATAAAATTGATAAATATATTCTAGGTAGACTGTTGCAAGGTTACAAAATCCCCAAGGTTACCCATATTGGTGTCGATGAAGTTTATGCTAGAGGTCCCAAACAACAAAAGAGCAATGAAACAAGAGACGATCTTTTTTTCACTGTCATTGTGGATCTAAGAACTCATAAGGTCATCTGGATTTCTAAGTCACGACGTAAAGAAGCGCTAGATACATTCTTCTCAATGATAGGGCCCGAGGCTTGCGAGCAGATACAAGTTGTCGCAACAGACCAACACGAGGGCTATGGGGCAAGCGTAAAAGAGCATTGCAAGAAAGCCTCTCTTGTGTGGGATCGCTTCCATCTCGTTCAAAGATTCACAGAACTTATCAATGACGAACGTAAGAATGAAGCCGAAAGAGTGAAAGGGAGAGAGCATTACGGAAGTCTTTTGATGGGTAAGAATAAATGGATCTTTTTAAAAAGGGCTACGCATAGGACAGAGAAGGAAATACAGCATATTAACGAAGTACTAAGTATTAATTCAAGGCTCGCAAAAATAGAAATCATAAAAGAACGCTTCTATCAGATGTTTGATTCTCAGACAGAAGATGAAGCTAGGCTGAAGATGTATGAGATTTATGAGTGGTCTATGAATATCAACGCATGGGAATTAGCAAAATACATTAGTAGCCTTGCAGAGGCTCGCGATTTCTGGAACTACTTTACATATCGCTATACGACAAGTGTTGTGGAAGGAATCAATCGAGGTATCAAAACCCTAAAGTGGGTCGCTTACGGTTATAAGGACATGGCCTACTTTTCTCTAAAAATCATGCAGAAGTTTGGCTATTTAAATCATAAATATGCGCTAAATTGGCTCTACTCAGAAAATACTTAA
- a CDS encoding peptidyl-prolyl cis-trans isomerase (COG0652 Peptidyl-prolyl cis-trans isomerase (rotamase) - cyclophilin family), giving the protein MSKNIDIKKIFWIYVFAFLLAAFSFQAEAKTKEKTKTKKGNTMFAVFETSKGNFKVKLLSEKAPKTVENFVGLAEGTKEWTDPKTGEKVKKPFYDGLVFHRVIKDFMIQGGCPLGNGTGGPGYRFEDEFPAGQQKHDKPGILSMANAGPNTNGSQFFVTTVPTPWLDGRHTVFGEVVEGLEVVTAIEGSKTGPMDRPVEPIVIKHVKIVK; this is encoded by the coding sequence ATGTCGAAAAACATCGATATAAAAAAGATCTTTTGGATCTATGTGTTTGCATTCTTATTAGCAGCATTTAGTTTTCAAGCAGAGGCGAAAACTAAAGAAAAAACAAAGACAAAAAAGGGGAATACAATGTTTGCTGTTTTTGAAACGTCTAAAGGAAATTTTAAAGTTAAGCTTTTAAGCGAAAAAGCTCCAAAAACAGTTGAGAACTTTGTGGGTCTTGCAGAAGGCACAAAAGAGTGGACTGATCCAAAAACTGGCGAAAAAGTAAAAAAACCTTTTTATGACGGTCTTGTTTTCCACAGAGTTATTAAAGACTTCATGATCCAAGGTGGTTGCCCACTTGGTAACGGTACTGGTGGCCCAGGATATCGCTTTGAAGACGAGTTCCCTGCAGGTCAACAAAAGCACGATAAGCCTGGAATTCTTTCTATGGCAAACGCAGGTCCTAACACAAACGGTTCACAGTTTTTCGTAACAACTGTACCAACTCCTTGGCTTGATGGCAGACACACTGTCTTCGGAGAAGTTGTTGAAGGCTTGGAAGTTGTAACAGCTATCGAAGGTTCTAAAACAGGTCCAATGGATCGTCCCGTAGAACCAATTGTTATTAAGCACGTGAAAATCGTAAAATAA
- a CDS encoding adventurous gliding motility protein W (COG0823 Periplasmic component of the Tol biopolymer transport system), translating to MLKNALVCLLLIFSFASASYAQEGGIYIKMGEARTKKSLLAVPPLQYFGSPTTTAKYQSVGVELFNTLVNDLTVSAYFQLIDQKAFLEDPSKTGLMPAPGQANGFKFQSWSAIGTEFLVRAGYSIVGNEMTLETYTYHVPRAQLVLGKKYKGPVSSARKIAHTFANDILKSLTGEEGPFLSRIVVSSDRSGAQTKEIFTMDWDGANINQISNHKSISISPAWSPDGTKVAYTSYVKRVGAKFRNADMLLYDLNSGKRSLVSYRQGINSGAAFSPDGRHIYLTISQGSAPDIYKMTLEGELAGKITNGPAGALNVEPAAANNGLLAFSSDRAGRPMIYTADNDGSNVKRITFAGVFNSSPSWSPDGKKIAFSGQSDNNFDIFVMNADGTGMIRLTSAKKPNGKMASNEDPSFSPDGRFVMYTSNRTGKNQIYISTVDGTEERRVTNDNFNYFKPKWSRNIQ from the coding sequence ATGTTGAAGAATGCATTAGTATGTCTTCTTTTGATTTTTAGTTTTGCTTCTGCATCCTACGCTCAAGAAGGTGGAATTTATATCAAAATGGGCGAAGCTCGCACGAAGAAGAGCCTACTTGCTGTTCCGCCTCTGCAGTATTTTGGTTCCCCAACCACAACTGCAAAGTATCAATCTGTAGGAGTTGAACTTTTTAACACCCTCGTCAATGACCTCACGGTTTCTGCTTACTTTCAGCTCATTGATCAAAAAGCCTTCTTAGAAGATCCTAGCAAAACGGGATTAATGCCAGCCCCAGGACAAGCCAATGGCTTTAAATTTCAAAGTTGGTCAGCAATTGGTACGGAGTTTTTAGTACGTGCTGGTTACTCTATTGTTGGCAATGAAATGACTCTAGAGACTTACACCTACCACGTTCCACGCGCTCAACTAGTTTTAGGAAAAAAATATAAAGGCCCCGTTTCCAGTGCGCGTAAAATTGCCCATACTTTTGCAAACGACATCTTAAAGTCCCTGACGGGCGAAGAAGGTCCTTTCTTATCTCGCATCGTCGTCTCCAGCGATCGCTCTGGAGCTCAGACCAAAGAAATTTTTACTATGGACTGGGATGGCGCTAACATAAATCAAATCTCTAACCATAAGAGTATTTCAATTTCTCCGGCGTGGTCTCCTGATGGAACAAAAGTAGCTTACACTTCTTACGTCAAACGCGTAGGCGCTAAATTTAGAAACGCGGATATGTTGCTTTATGATCTCAACTCTGGAAAACGCTCTTTGGTTTCCTATCGCCAAGGAATTAACTCTGGCGCAGCGTTTTCTCCAGACGGGAGACATATCTACTTAACAATTTCTCAAGGCAGCGCCCCTGATATTTACAAGATGACACTTGAGGGAGAGCTTGCTGGCAAGATCACAAATGGTCCCGCTGGAGCACTCAACGTAGAACCCGCGGCTGCCAACAACGGTCTTCTTGCTTTCTCTTCAGATCGTGCTGGCCGCCCGATGATTTACACTGCCGATAATGATGGCTCTAATGTTAAACGCATTACCTTTGCAGGTGTTTTCAACTCTTCGCCGTCATGGTCTCCAGATGGTAAGAAGATCGCATTCTCAGGGCAGAGTGATAATAACTTCGATATCTTCGTCATGAATGCAGATGGCACTGGTATGATACGCCTGACTTCGGCAAAGAAGCCTAACGGCAAAATGGCGAGTAACGAAGATCCAAGTTTTTCACCAGATGGTCGCTTCGTGATGTACACAAGCAATCGCACAGGAAAAAATCAGATCTACATCTCTACAGTTGATGGAACCGAAGAGCGTCGTGTAACAAACGACAACTTCAATTATTTCAAACCGAAGTGGTCACGAAATATTCAGTAG
- a CDS encoding TonB-like protein (COG0810 Periplasmic protein TonB, links inner and outer membranes), which produces MSNFKQDNSQQDELSRGIGVSFAIHAFILSLFTLKAVFFTSPPIDISQAVRVDIVGLPEKLDTSKPLAPKGSTQKTPEPPAPTPEPPKPEVKEAKAEPKAPAPAAKPELPKPVVKKQDDAINLEKVKTQQQSALDKLKAMAALEQIKDEVAQENKRQAEQQAAPKPTGGGGQTVKGNMVSPGTSLTGLNKLQHDTYASDLDQHIKQHWTLPEWLARRDFKAKAIVYIDSRGNIIGRRIIASSGNQSFDDEVLQTIDKSAPFPAPPEKFVALVSVDGILIGFPE; this is translated from the coding sequence GTGAGTAACTTTAAGCAAGACAACTCTCAGCAAGATGAACTTTCTAGAGGCATAGGCGTTTCCTTTGCCATTCATGCTTTTATTCTCTCGCTATTTACACTCAAGGCAGTCTTTTTTACTTCTCCGCCTATCGATATCTCTCAAGCTGTGCGCGTAGACATCGTCGGTCTGCCTGAAAAGTTAGACACGTCAAAGCCCTTGGCGCCTAAAGGCAGTACTCAAAAAACTCCGGAACCACCAGCGCCTACTCCTGAGCCACCAAAACCAGAAGTGAAAGAAGCTAAGGCTGAGCCCAAAGCTCCTGCACCTGCTGCGAAACCGGAATTGCCGAAACCAGTCGTTAAAAAACAAGATGATGCTATCAATCTTGAAAAGGTGAAAACCCAACAACAAAGTGCCCTAGACAAATTGAAGGCCATGGCGGCTCTTGAGCAAATCAAAGATGAAGTGGCTCAAGAAAATAAGCGCCAAGCAGAACAGCAAGCGGCACCAAAACCAACAGGCGGCGGCGGGCAAACAGTGAAGGGCAATATGGTTTCTCCGGGCACTTCACTCACGGGCTTAAATAAATTACAGCACGATACTTATGCTTCTGATTTAGATCAGCATATTAAACAACACTGGACACTCCCAGAGTGGCTAGCAAGGCGTGACTTCAAGGCCAAAGCCATCGTCTATATCGACTCGCGCGGAAATATTATCGGTCGCCGCATTATCGCATCCAGTGGCAATCAAAGTTTTGATGATGAAGTTTTACAAACCATCGACAAGTCAGCTCCTTTCCCAGCACCACCTGAGAAATTTGTAGCTTTAGTATCTGTTGATGGAATTCTTATTGGTTTCCCGGAATAA
- a CDS encoding adventurous gliding motility protein V (COG0848 Biopolymer transport protein) translates to MGAGKKSRSGATLSEINITPLVDVMLVLLIMFMVTTPLMQQGIEVDLPKTSAAGVDVKEDPFILVINANQKMTIAKTSIQMKDLRTKVSAIFANRKNKQIYIQADRKVDYGFVAEAMAELRAAGIFNIGLITVPKDQ, encoded by the coding sequence ATGGGCGCTGGAAAAAAAAGCAGAAGCGGAGCCACATTAAGCGAAATCAATATCACTCCCCTTGTCGACGTGATGTTGGTTCTGCTTATCATGTTCATGGTAACGACGCCTCTTATGCAGCAAGGAATTGAAGTGGACCTGCCGAAAACATCTGCCGCAGGGGTAGATGTTAAGGAAGATCCATTTATTCTTGTGATTAATGCGAATCAAAAAATGACGATTGCAAAAACGTCGATCCAAATGAAGGATCTGCGCACTAAAGTAAGTGCCATTTTTGCCAATCGAAAGAACAAGCAGATTTATATTCAAGCTGACAGAAAAGTCGACTATGGTTTCGTCGCAGAAGCGATGGCCGAGTTAAGAGCAGCGGGAATTTTTAATATTGGACTTATTACCGTTCCGAAGGACCAGTGA
- a CDS encoding adventurous gliding motility protein X (COG0811 Biopolymer transport proteins), with translation MFSAIFPSVANAAPSATVNTSSIDAIFQASPVVQLTLLILVVLSVFCWAIGYAKYQTFKKMGVADELFLNKFWKVNSLDTLYEDIDQYSDSAVARVFKDAYLEMKKISESPLLAKSEGEKTVLSGLDNLERILNKCSEVEIGKLESRLTILASTGSTGPFIGLFGTVWGIMGSFHKIGQTGTASLAVVAPGISEALIATAIGLAAAIPAVVMYNHFISRIRKQEIIINNFSADFLNIVKRNFFQGS, from the coding sequence ATGTTCTCTGCGATTTTTCCATCGGTAGCAAACGCTGCCCCTTCTGCAACTGTCAACACCAGCTCAATTGATGCCATCTTTCAAGCAAGTCCTGTTGTACAGCTCACACTTTTAATTTTAGTGGTGCTGTCTGTATTTTGTTGGGCCATTGGTTACGCTAAATACCAAACTTTTAAAAAGATGGGTGTTGCTGATGAGCTTTTCCTTAATAAATTTTGGAAAGTAAACTCCCTTGATACTCTTTATGAAGATATCGACCAATACTCTGACTCTGCTGTTGCTCGTGTCTTTAAAGATGCTTACTTAGAGATGAAAAAGATCTCTGAGTCCCCTCTGTTGGCAAAGTCAGAAGGTGAAAAGACTGTTCTTTCGGGCTTGGATAATCTTGAGAGAATTCTCAATAAATGTTCCGAAGTTGAAATCGGAAAACTTGAGTCTCGTCTGACAATTCTTGCTTCCACAGGTAGCACAGGCCCTTTCATTGGTTTATTCGGTACAGTATGGGGAATCATGGGCTCGTTCCATAAAATTGGGCAAACGGGAACAGCCAGCCTTGCCGTTGTAGCTCCTGGTATTTCAGAAGCGCTGATCGCAACAGCTATCGGACTTGCCGCAGCTATCCCAGCGGTTGTCATGTACAATCACTTTATTTCTCGCATCCGTAAGCAAGAGATCATTATTAATAACTTCTCTGCGGATTTCTTAAATATCGTTAAGAGAAACTTTTTCCAAGGAAGCTAA
- a CDS encoding hypothetical protein (COG1959 Predicted transcriptional regulator), whose translation MNKINRKLEYALMALKYMSKKIPGELTTAKEVSDSFRTPFDATARVMQQMAQKGGILRSEYGASGGYQITKDLAKVSIQDLIDIIEGPTALVKCLHKEGEEGRCDIKDTCNILSPVKYLNQKLSDFYKGISLKEVLLDRSAPTSVRKTAEAELHG comes from the coding sequence ATGAATAAAATCAATCGTAAGCTCGAGTATGCCTTGATGGCATTGAAGTACATGAGCAAAAAAATTCCTGGAGAACTGACGACGGCCAAAGAGGTCTCGGATTCGTTTCGCACTCCTTTTGATGCTACCGCAAGGGTGATGCAGCAAATGGCGCAAAAGGGCGGAATTCTGAGATCTGAATACGGAGCCAGTGGCGGTTACCAAATCACTAAAGACTTAGCCAAGGTGTCGATTCAAGATTTGATCGATATTATCGAGGGCCCAACAGCACTTGTGAAGTGCTTACACAAAGAAGGCGAAGAGGGGCGTTGTGATATCAAGGATACTTGCAACATCTTGTCGCCGGTTAAGTATTTGAATCAAAAACTATCTGATTTTTACAAAGGTATTAGTTTGAAAGAAGTGCTTCTAGATAGATCAGCACCTACTTCAGTTAGAAAAACTGCGGAGGCAGAGCTTCATGGATAA